The following proteins come from a genomic window of Fibrobacter sp. UWT2:
- a CDS encoding FISUMP domain-containing protein — protein MNKFKTLLFLAVFGGIGLWGCDDSSSASSNGPDENAAVDSSSSICKDCEDESSSSSKKIESSDEKDVGTSSDAKSNSLSSSSRKNDASSSSKRDDSLSSSSSYIYHECENGATTTTIDRLCTVFFSCVDWMWTIDSTVCAEKPKEYPVMDSLFATEYEPVYSEFEDPRDHQVYKTTILHLRGSDGRLVDDVLIEVFAQNLNYGEMIDTSIKIHDDAKVEKYCDLNDEWFCNNGWGGRYTWSEAMALPAKYDSVLWKDTVGGDTRIHQGICPDKWHIMNAYEWKNFTSSAGEDLASKVNWKLNKRYVNSTGMSVLFQMKTYKENWGLATFHYPVERDPSWIFVEDLSENYAKHSSTAVKNGNYFYVRCVRDY, from the coding sequence ATGAACAAGTTCAAGACTCTACTTTTCTTAGCCGTGTTTGGCGGAATCGGCCTTTGGGGATGTGATGATTCTTCGTCGGCTTCTAGCAATGGACCGGATGAGAATGCGGCGGTTGATTCTTCATCTTCAATCTGTAAAGATTGTGAAGATGAATCAAGTAGTTCTTCTAAAAAGATTGAATCCTCTGATGAAAAGGATGTTGGGACGTCGAGTGATGCCAAATCAAATAGCTTGTCTTCGTCTAGTAGGAAAAACGATGCTAGTTCATCATCCAAGAGAGACGATTCGTTATCAAGTAGTAGTTCATATATTTATCATGAATGTGAAAATGGTGCAACTACAACAACTATTGATAGGTTGTGTACAGTTTTTTTTAGTTGTGTGGATTGGATGTGGACTATTGACTCGACTGTATGTGCGGAGAAACCCAAAGAATACCCAGTGATGGATAGTTTGTTCGCTACAGAATATGAACCTGTTTATAGTGAATTTGAAGATCCGAGAGATCATCAGGTGTATAAGACGACAATTCTCCATTTGCGCGGTAGTGACGGAAGACTTGTTGACGATGTTTTAATTGAGGTGTTTGCCCAGAACCTGAACTACGGTGAGATGATTGACACCAGTATAAAAATACACGATGATGCCAAGGTGGAAAAGTATTGCGACTTGAATGACGAATGGTTCTGCAACAATGGCTGGGGCGGCAGGTACACATGGAGCGAGGCTATGGCACTCCCCGCCAAGTATGATTCTGTGCTTTGGAAAGATACCGTGGGCGGCGATACGCGGATACACCAAGGTATTTGCCCTGACAAGTGGCATATAATGAACGCCTATGAATGGAAAAACTTCACTTCATCTGCAGGGGAAGATTTAGCATCAAAGGTGAATTGGAAGTTGAACAAACGATATGTAAATTCAACAGGAATGTCTGTGCTTTTCCAGATGAAAACCTACAAAGAAAATTGGGGTTTAGCAACCTTTCATTATCCAGTCGAAAGAGATCCATCGTGGATTTTTGTGGAAGACTTAAGTGAGAACTATGCCAAGCATAGCAGTACTGCTGTAAAGAATGGTAATTATTTTTATGTTCGTTGTGTAAGAGATTACTAA